The proteins below are encoded in one region of Paenibacillus sp. YYML68:
- the spoVAD gene encoding stage V sporulation protein AD, whose translation MLIGEQSWEFQNKPVILGTATVVGPDEGQGPLGDQFDVVHQDTKLGEDSWEKAEKRMLEEAAKLAIQHSGVAKTDINFYVGGDLMNQIISNSFAVRSLQIPYVGVFGACSTSMESLAVASMMVDGGYAQHAMAATCSHNCTAEKQFRYPTEYGSQKPPSAQYTVTGAGAAVIGKQGSGSGPVVTGATIGRVIDMGIKDPFNMGAAMAPAAVDTLQSHFRDFNREPGYYDLIVTGDLAKVGYAMAKELLHRHGIPIDKTVYKDCGLMIYDLENQAVQSGGSGCGCSATVTYGHLLKRLAKGELKRILVVATGALLSPLSFQQGESIPGIAHAVAIESGE comes from the coding sequence ATGCTGATTGGCGAGCAAAGCTGGGAGTTTCAGAACAAGCCTGTCATTCTCGGCACAGCGACGGTTGTCGGTCCGGATGAAGGGCAAGGTCCTCTCGGCGATCAATTCGACGTCGTACATCAAGACACCAAGCTTGGCGAGGACAGCTGGGAGAAGGCGGAGAAGCGGATGCTTGAGGAGGCGGCTAAGCTGGCGATTCAGCATTCCGGCGTGGCGAAGACGGACATTAACTTCTACGTCGGCGGCGATCTGATGAACCAGATCATCAGCAACAGCTTTGCGGTGCGCAGCTTGCAAATTCCGTACGTCGGCGTGTTCGGCGCCTGCTCGACGTCGATGGAGAGCCTGGCCGTCGCCTCGATGATGGTCGATGGCGGCTATGCCCAGCACGCGATGGCGGCGACGTGCAGCCATAACTGTACGGCGGAGAAGCAGTTCCGGTATCCGACCGAATACGGCTCGCAGAAGCCTCCTTCTGCGCAGTATACGGTCACCGGAGCGGGCGCAGCGGTTATCGGCAAGCAAGGGAGCGGCAGCGGTCCGGTCGTCACAGGCGCTACAATCGGCCGCGTCATCGACATGGGGATTAAGGACCCGTTCAATATGGGGGCGGCCATGGCTCCAGCGGCGGTCGATACGCTTCAATCCCACTTCCGGGACTTTAACCGCGAGCCAGGCTATTATGACCTCATTGTTACTGGCGATCTGGCGAAGGTTGGCTATGCGATGGCAAAGGAGCTGCTGCATAGGCATGGTATACCGATCGATAAGACCGTATATAAGGATTGCGGCCTCATGATTTACGATCTGGAGAATCAAGCAGTACAATCCGGTGGCAGCGGCTGCGGCTGCTCGGCGACGGTCACCTACGGCCATCTGCTGAAGCGGCTCGCGAAGGGCGAGCTGAAGCGAATTCTCGTCGTTGCGACTGGAGCGTTGCTGTCGCCGCTGTCGTTCCAGCAGGGCGAATCTATACCCGGCATAGCGCATGCCGTAGCAATCGAGAGCGGGGAGTGA
- the spoVAC gene encoding stage V sporulation protein AC: MTTKSKKKITWSQKEYQQFAKQSEPPRPVFRNSLRAFFVGGGICIIGQLLMEMFIHWFGFTEKTAGNPTVAVLILTSVLLTSFGVYDKIAQWAGAGTAVPVTGFANSVCSAALEHRSEGLVLGVGGNMFKLAGSVIVFGTVAAFFVGIIHLVLGIGGQ, from the coding sequence ATGACGACAAAATCGAAGAAAAAAATTACGTGGTCGCAAAAGGAGTATCAGCAATTCGCCAAGCAAAGCGAGCCGCCAAGACCCGTATTTCGTAACAGCTTGCGTGCCTTCTTCGTAGGCGGTGGTATTTGCATTATCGGACAGCTGCTGATGGAGATGTTCATTCATTGGTTCGGCTTCACCGAGAAGACGGCAGGCAACCCAACCGTAGCCGTATTAATTCTTACCTCTGTGCTTCTGACGAGCTTCGGGGTGTACGACAAGATTGCCCAGTGGGCTGGCGCGGGAACGGCTGTGCCGGTCACTGGCTTTGCGAATTCAGTATGCTCGGCTGCGCTCGAGCATCGCAGTGAAGGTCTTGTGCTCGGCGTAGGGGGCAACATGTTCAAGCTGGCCGGCTCGGTTATTGTGTTCGGTACAGTAGCTGCCTTCTTCGTCGGCATCATACATCTCGTGCTCGGAATAGGAGGTCAGTAA
- a CDS encoding DUF58 domain-containing protein: MRATFVPRWSLRVKLNRKLWAVAAALLGSLGYLLFQGGKLALMLFVIMVLLSTYLLLGKWSGIKQTQGARSLLAKDGSTTFEAGGSLGVRLQLTIPGIWPIPYVFVKDRLYHKSGRELTFESTIVPDWRRRTDWEYRTPAMRRGHYSFGDTECVTEDVFGLFEHRGVVKLPQTLSVLPQTIDIRDWPQYHQMIKGMSHQSSTTRAFRETTQINGVREYMYGDRISRIHWNATAKSGTWKSKEFERESLPKTYVVLDRSPHAYAHEDSFELAVSVTASLFQYGSRRGLALGLVSSGEESGLFEPRPSLNQHQLVLQHLIDVEPDSPQVLRDMLREKLGRLAPGSFLTIVSPLYGDGMLMLLQWLKKQQMHPCHLWISPPADNRREAWAMQLRTRGIVCYCVGDLAELPVQLGGRQL, translated from the coding sequence ATGAGAGCGACATTCGTTCCGAGGTGGTCCTTGCGCGTGAAGCTTAATCGTAAATTGTGGGCGGTGGCCGCTGCGCTGCTCGGAAGCCTCGGCTACTTGCTGTTCCAAGGCGGCAAGCTCGCCCTGATGCTGTTCGTCATCATGGTGCTGCTCAGCACCTACTTGCTGCTCGGCAAGTGGAGCGGCATTAAGCAGACGCAAGGAGCCCGCTCCTTGCTCGCCAAGGACGGCAGCACGACGTTCGAGGCAGGCGGCTCGCTCGGCGTTCGTCTGCAGCTGACCATTCCCGGCATCTGGCCGATTCCTTACGTCTTCGTCAAGGACCGTCTCTATCATAAGAGCGGCCGTGAGCTAACGTTCGAGTCGACGATCGTCCCGGACTGGCGCAGAAGGACAGACTGGGAATATCGGACTCCGGCTATGCGCCGCGGCCACTACAGCTTCGGTGATACGGAATGCGTCACCGAGGACGTCTTCGGGCTGTTCGAGCATCGCGGTGTCGTGAAGCTGCCGCAGACGCTGTCCGTGCTGCCGCAGACGATCGACATTCGAGATTGGCCGCAGTATCATCAGATGATCAAGGGGATGAGTCATCAGTCCTCGACGACCCGCGCCTTCAGAGAGACGACCCAGATTAACGGTGTGCGCGAATATATGTATGGCGATCGGATTTCCCGCATTCATTGGAATGCAACGGCGAAGAGCGGCACGTGGAAATCGAAGGAGTTCGAGAGGGAGTCGCTGCCCAAAACGTATGTCGTGCTGGATCGCAGCCCGCACGCCTATGCACATGAGGATTCCTTCGAGCTGGCCGTATCGGTAACAGCTTCACTGTTCCAATACGGCTCGAGGCGCGGACTTGCGCTCGGGCTCGTGTCCAGCGGCGAGGAGAGCGGCCTGTTTGAGCCGCGGCCAAGCTTGAACCAGCATCAGCTCGTGCTGCAGCATCTGATCGACGTAGAGCCGGACAGTCCGCAGGTGCTGCGGGATATGCTGCGCGAGAAGCTCGGGCGGCTCGCGCCCGGCAGCTTCTTGACCATCGTCAGTCCGCTCTACGGGGACGGGATGCTGATGCTGCTGCAGTGGCTCAAAAAGCAGCAGATGCATCCTTGTCATCTGTGGATTTCGCCTCCCGCCGATAATCGCAGAGAGGCGTGGGCGATGCAGCTGCGCACGCGCGGCATTGTATGCTACTGCGTGGGCGACCTCGCGGAGCTGCCCGTCCAGTTAGGGGGGAGGCAGCTATGA
- the yqeK gene encoding bis(5'-nucleosyl)-tetraphosphatase (symmetrical) YqeK yields the protein MKLNREQLIASVKEQMPEKRWLHTLGVMETSIQLAERFGSDPVKAELAAILHDVCKYWRVDEQARIIRENSLPQDLLDYDKELWHAHAGAWVARTEYGVDDEEVLDAIRYHTSGRERMTLLDKVVCLADYMEPGRDYPGVHMIREIAEHNLERALLAGFDGTIRLLLDRGKRIYPLTVLARNGLVVELNELMETNEQ from the coding sequence ATGAAGCTTAATCGTGAACAGCTCATAGCCTCCGTGAAGGAGCAGATGCCTGAGAAAAGATGGCTCCACACGCTCGGTGTGATGGAGACGTCGATCCAGCTCGCCGAGCGGTTCGGCTCCGATCCGGTCAAGGCAGAGCTTGCCGCTATCCTGCACGACGTATGCAAGTATTGGCGGGTCGATGAGCAGGCGCGCATCATCCGTGAGAACAGCCTGCCGCAGGATCTGCTCGACTACGACAAGGAGCTGTGGCACGCGCATGCCGGAGCTTGGGTCGCGAGGACGGAATATGGCGTTGACGACGAGGAAGTGCTGGACGCGATCCGGTACCATACGTCAGGACGCGAGCGAATGACACTGCTCGATAAGGTCGTCTGCCTGGCTGATTATATGGAGCCGGGACGAGATTATCCGGGCGTGCATATGATTCGGGAAATCGCTGAACATAATCTCGAGAGGGCGCTGCTCGCAGGGTTCGACGGAACGATTCGTCTGCTGCTGGATCGAGGGAAGCGCATCTACCCGTTAACGGTGCTGGCACGTAATGGGCTGGTCGTTGAGCTGAACGAGCTGATGGAGACGAACGAGCAGTAG
- a CDS encoding transglutaminaseTgpA domain-containing protein, translating into MSARLAAFRQQLLFHEWPHRLTVLLCGLYVLQFVLWFEKEEHWWLPETVMVVQLTLLAICIIEHIPWLHWLVRGALELVSIVVIQVVVLRSYGLIEAMPLRSFVSSKLFLNLYELTPYLWFSLGAWVVYLTLIWWVESKWRIYMLLVLSVLGLSIRDSFSNVYLWREVAVVVGCGLVLLILAHFRRLKRKDPDAWRQLADYPFSIVLPVAAMVGGTILVGVSMPEIGPMVTDPYTAWRTYKGESTSFTTGKGVQVNASPDALDSSSGYSRNDRNLGSGFQFDYTPVMTVDTTHRSYWRGEALAQYTGRGWQENELDRSGWSSVRPDTALPFDLRFPGDQTKTLEVTQTVELLTETTYPVLFGAYSIQKLTAVNGGRNGFEAVQWSTLHSELRYNERVAYPKTYTVVSQIPIIDEEALRKAPKLQTRPELTPYLQLPDQLPQRVRTLAADITKNATNEYDKAKLIEQYLTQTFPYTNKPDLTKGRSRDFVDRFLFEIKEGYCDYYSSAMAVMARSVGLPTRWVKGYTAGASQLDEQMFGFVPEEFLDANEGGQYTVRNSDAHSWVEVYFSGYGWVPFEPTSGFVMPTAEPVEELELDVSELETDPAAVEAGTTAASSSNVYAIVAGLVTAALAVMYAMWRLQLVELIGERMRRRRASQMKQRLILECERLLRILRRSGYEREEHETLRESARRWTKQSRWMKPELETLLALFEKAKYGRADITEADWHETVQIVDKLREQLK; encoded by the coding sequence ATGAGTGCTAGACTTGCCGCCTTCCGGCAGCAGCTGCTGTTTCATGAATGGCCGCATCGATTGACTGTGCTGCTGTGCGGCCTGTATGTGCTTCAATTCGTCCTATGGTTCGAGAAGGAGGAGCATTGGTGGCTGCCCGAGACGGTCATGGTCGTTCAGCTTACGCTGCTCGCGATCTGCATCATCGAGCACATTCCGTGGCTGCACTGGCTCGTGCGCGGGGCACTTGAGCTCGTATCGATCGTCGTCATCCAGGTGGTCGTGCTGAGGAGCTACGGTTTGATCGAGGCGATGCCGCTGCGCAGCTTCGTCTCCTCCAAGCTGTTCTTGAACCTGTATGAGCTAACGCCGTATTTATGGTTCAGTCTAGGGGCCTGGGTCGTCTACTTGACGCTGATCTGGTGGGTCGAGTCGAAGTGGCGCATCTACATGCTGCTCGTCCTCTCCGTGCTCGGCTTAAGTATCCGGGATTCGTTCTCGAACGTATACTTGTGGCGTGAAGTCGCGGTCGTTGTGGGCTGTGGGCTCGTGCTGCTCATTCTTGCTCATTTCCGCCGCTTGAAGCGTAAGGACCCCGACGCATGGCGCCAGCTCGCCGACTATCCGTTCTCGATTGTGCTGCCTGTTGCCGCGATGGTCGGCGGAACGATTCTCGTCGGGGTCAGCATGCCGGAGATTGGTCCAATGGTGACCGATCCGTATACGGCTTGGCGGACGTACAAGGGCGAGTCGACGAGCTTCACCACCGGCAAGGGCGTGCAAGTGAACGCTTCACCGGATGCACTGGACTCGTCCTCCGGTTACAGTCGTAATGACCGAAATCTTGGGTCTGGCTTTCAATTTGACTATACCCCGGTCATGACGGTCGACACGACGCATCGCAGCTACTGGCGCGGTGAGGCGCTCGCGCAATATACAGGGCGTGGCTGGCAGGAGAACGAGCTGGACCGTTCGGGCTGGAGCTCCGTACGGCCAGATACGGCGCTGCCGTTCGATCTTCGTTTTCCAGGGGATCAGACGAAGACGCTTGAGGTGACGCAGACGGTTGAGCTGCTGACCGAGACGACCTATCCGGTGTTATTCGGTGCTTATTCCATCCAGAAGCTGACCGCGGTGAACGGCGGACGGAACGGCTTCGAGGCGGTGCAATGGTCGACGCTGCACAGCGAGCTTCGGTATAACGAACGAGTGGCGTACCCGAAGACGTATACGGTCGTGTCGCAAATACCGATCATCGACGAGGAGGCGCTGCGGAAGGCGCCGAAGCTGCAGACGAGGCCAGAGCTGACGCCATATCTGCAGCTGCCGGACCAGCTGCCTCAGCGCGTGCGCACGCTAGCAGCTGATATTACGAAGAATGCAACAAACGAATACGATAAGGCGAAGCTGATCGAGCAATATTTGACGCAGACCTTCCCTTATACGAATAAACCGGACTTGACGAAGGGGCGAAGTCGTGACTTCGTGGACCGCTTCCTCTTCGAGATCAAGGAAGGGTATTGCGACTACTATTCGAGCGCGATGGCTGTGATGGCCCGCTCCGTCGGCTTGCCGACGCGTTGGGTGAAGGGCTATACGGCCGGTGCCTCCCAGCTCGATGAGCAGATGTTCGGCTTCGTGCCGGAGGAGTTCCTTGATGCGAATGAGGGCGGACAGTACACGGTGCGTAATTCTGATGCTCATTCGTGGGTTGAGGTATACTTCAGCGGCTACGGCTGGGTGCCCTTCGAGCCGACCTCCGGCTTCGTGATGCCGACTGCTGAGCCTGTTGAGGAGCTGGAGCTCGATGTGAGCGAGCTTGAGACGGACCCGGCTGCTGTAGAGGCGGGGACAACGGCGGCATCGTCAAGCAATGTGTATGCGATTGTGGCAGGACTGGTGACAGCTGCCCTTGCGGTTATGTACGCGATGTGGCGCTTGCAGCTCGTCGAGCTGATTGGCGAGCGTATGCGCCGCCGCCGCGCCTCGCAGATGAAGCAGAGGCTCATCCTCGAGTGCGAGCGATTGCTGCGCATTCTGCGCCGCAGCGGCTACGAGCGTGAGGAGCACGAGACGCTTCGTGAATCGGCACGCCGATGGACGAAGCAGAGCCGCTGGATGAAGCCGGAGCTCGAGACGCTGCTCGCCTTGTTCGAGAAGGCGAAGTACGGCCGTGCGGATATCACCGAGGCCGATTGGCATGAGACGGTGCAGATTGTAGATAAGCTGCGTGAGCAGCTGAAGTAG
- a CDS encoding DUF421 domain-containing protein: MEDWLHIAWRSLAAVVILFAITRFLGKKQISQLTFFEYITGIAIGELAGFISTDIEAHFLHGITALSIWFTLPFVMELLTLRSKRLRDFFEGTGTVFIRNGRILERNLRKERYTADELLEQLRTKNVFRVADVEFAVLEASGELSVLQRKEVQPVTPSQLGLETEPERESYTVIMDGVLQEDGLKESPRSSEWLSGELEKLGLQMKDVFLAEVDSGGGLYIDTYEDAVPLQRQSGKAAATSEGDQSADVGQPQMSKPKHVQSQQQLQLQPLQLVLGRLERCAQQLEHGDSAVSQEQRLVYETCSRQLEGLTRELESLVGGSRADEHLHHS; this comes from the coding sequence ATGGAGGACTGGTTACATATTGCGTGGCGGTCCTTGGCCGCCGTCGTCATCTTGTTTGCGATCACCCGGTTTCTTGGCAAAAAGCAAATATCCCAGCTAACGTTCTTCGAGTACATTACAGGTATTGCGATCGGTGAGCTGGCCGGATTTATTTCGACTGATATCGAGGCTCACTTCTTACACGGCATTACGGCGCTTTCCATCTGGTTTACATTACCATTTGTGATGGAGCTGCTTACGCTTAGGAGCAAGCGGCTGAGAGATTTTTTCGAAGGGACGGGTACGGTATTCATTCGGAATGGCCGTATTCTGGAGCGTAATCTTCGTAAGGAGCGGTATACAGCGGATGAGCTGCTCGAGCAGCTGCGTACCAAAAATGTGTTCCGTGTTGCGGATGTCGAGTTCGCCGTGCTGGAGGCGAGCGGCGAGCTGAGCGTCCTTCAGCGCAAGGAGGTGCAGCCGGTGACGCCAAGTCAGCTCGGTCTTGAGACCGAGCCTGAACGGGAAAGCTACACCGTCATTATGGACGGCGTGCTGCAGGAGGATGGCTTGAAGGAATCACCGCGCAGCTCCGAATGGCTGTCAGGCGAGCTGGAGAAGCTAGGCTTGCAGATGAAGGATGTGTTTCTGGCGGAGGTCGATAGCGGCGGGGGGCTGTACATCGACACGTACGAGGATGCCGTTCCGTTGCAGAGGCAGTCAGGCAAGGCGGCTGCGACCTCTGAAGGCGACCAGTCTGCTGATGTCGGTCAACCGCAGATGTCCAAGCCGAAGCACGTTCAATCGCAGCAACAGTTGCAGCTGCAGCCGCTGCAGCTCGTGCTCGGACGGCTCGAGCGATGCGCTCAGCAGCTGGAGCATGGCGACTCAGCTGTCAGTCAGGAGCAGCGTCTCGTGTACGAGACATGCAGTCGTCAGCTCGAGGGTCTAACCCGCGAGCTGGAGTCGCTAGTGGGTGGAAGCCGGGCGGACGAGCACTTGCATCATTCATGA
- the spoVAE gene encoding stage V sporulation protein AE, whose amino-acid sequence MQFVWAFLIGGAICVVGQMMMDVFKMTPAHTMSTLVVTGALVEAIPYGEKGLYDQFIEFAGAGATVPITSFGNALVHGALAELKTNGAIGILTGIFHMTSAGISAAIIFSFLAALVFRPQG is encoded by the coding sequence ATGCAATTTGTGTGGGCATTTCTCATAGGCGGTGCCATCTGTGTCGTTGGTCAAATGATGATGGATGTGTTCAAAATGACGCCGGCGCATACGATGAGCACCCTTGTCGTAACTGGTGCGCTCGTCGAGGCGATTCCGTACGGTGAGAAGGGGCTGTATGATCAATTTATCGAATTCGCCGGAGCAGGGGCGACGGTTCCGATTACGAGCTTCGGCAACGCGCTCGTGCACGGGGCGCTCGCCGAGCTGAAGACGAACGGCGCCATCGGCATACTGACCGGTATCTTTCATATGACCAGCGCAGGTATCTCTGCGGCGATTATTTTCTCCTTCCTCGCTGCGCTCGTATTCCGTCCACAGGGCTAA
- the yqeH gene encoding ribosome biogenesis GTPase YqeH, which produces MTADRKLLTSDSSGCTGCGVALQTEDPQKLGYVPESALARTPIICQRCFRIKNYNESSSITLNQDDFLRLLGHVGSTNSLVVNIVDLFDFEGSMISSLARFVGTNPIVLVVNKIDLLPKVTNYNRILNWVQRQAKEAGLKVVEIVLCSAKKNMGFERVIEALDHHRKGRDIYVVGATNVGKSTLINRLIRDYSDLDSELTTSQYPGTTLDLVRIPLDDGSSIIDTPGIVYKHRLTELVSKSDLVKLMPDKVLKPLVFQLNEQQTIFFGGYARFDFVQGERQSFTFYVSNALNPHRTKLERADELYEEHKGVMLAPPTLAELELLPPWTKHAVRIPKGKSIDISISGLGWVKANSQSGADLVVHVPKGVKVSIRESLI; this is translated from the coding sequence ATGACGGCTGACCGCAAATTACTAACATCAGACAGCAGTGGCTGTACAGGGTGCGGCGTAGCGCTGCAGACCGAGGATCCGCAGAAGCTCGGCTATGTGCCGGAATCGGCTTTGGCCCGGACGCCCATCATATGCCAGCGCTGCTTCCGCATTAAGAACTATAACGAATCGTCCAGCATTACGCTGAACCAGGATGACTTCCTGCGATTGCTCGGCCATGTCGGCTCGACGAATTCGCTCGTGGTGAACATCGTGGATCTGTTCGACTTCGAAGGAAGCATGATCTCAAGTCTTGCCCGCTTCGTCGGAACGAATCCGATCGTGCTCGTCGTCAACAAGATCGACCTGCTGCCGAAAGTAACGAACTACAACCGCATCCTGAACTGGGTGCAGCGACAGGCGAAGGAAGCCGGGCTCAAGGTCGTTGAGATCGTGCTCTGCTCTGCTAAAAAGAACATGGGCTTCGAGCGCGTCATCGAAGCGCTGGACCATCACCGCAAGGGTCGTGACATTTATGTAGTCGGAGCGACGAACGTCGGCAAGTCGACGCTCATCAACCGGCTTATTCGCGATTATAGCGATCTCGACAGCGAGCTGACGACGTCGCAGTATCCAGGGACGACGCTCGATCTCGTGCGCATCCCGCTGGATGACGGCTCGTCGATCATCGACACGCCGGGCATTGTGTACAAGCACCGTCTCACCGAGCTTGTCAGCAAGAGCGATCTGGTCAAGCTGATGCCGGATAAGGTGCTGAAGCCGCTCGTTTTTCAGCTGAATGAGCAGCAGACGATCTTCTTCGGCGGGTATGCGAGATTCGACTTCGTGCAAGGGGAGCGCCAGTCGTTCACGTTCTACGTATCCAACGCGCTGAACCCGCACCGGACGAAGCTGGAGCGTGCCGACGAGCTGTACGAAGAACACAAGGGCGTCATGCTCGCACCGCCGACGCTTGCGGAGCTCGAGCTGCTGCCGCCTTGGACGAAGCACGCCGTGCGCATCCCGAAGGGGAAGTCGATTGACATCTCCATCTCCGGTCTAGGCTGGGTGAAGGCGAACAGTCAGTCAGGCGCCGACCTTGTCGTGCACGTCCCGAAGGGCGTGAAGGTGTCCATTCGTGAATCGTTAATTTAG
- the yhbY gene encoding ribosome assembly RNA-binding protein YhbY: MLTGKQKRHLRSLAHHLTPIFQVGKGGVNEHIFRHIEEAIETRELIKLSVLNNNDEDRHEIARELAEGSGSELVQVIGSTIVLYKESKDHKTIELP; encoded by the coding sequence ATGCTAACAGGCAAACAAAAAAGACATCTGCGCTCCCTCGCGCACCACTTGACCCCGATCTTCCAGGTCGGCAAGGGCGGCGTGAACGAGCATATTTTTCGCCATATCGAGGAAGCGATCGAAACACGCGAGCTGATCAAGCTGTCCGTGCTCAACAACAACGACGAGGACCGTCACGAGATCGCACGCGAGCTGGCCGAAGGCTCCGGCTCGGAGCTCGTACAGGTCATCGGAAGCACAATCGTTCTGTACAAGGAATCGAAGGACCATAAAACGATCGAGCTGCCGTAA
- a CDS encoding nicotinate-nucleotide adenylyltransferase, translating to MKVGIMGGTFDPIHIGHLLAAQHALEQAELDEVWFMPTNIPPHKPQSQGASGEQRLEMVRLAVHDQPQLRECRIELDKGGISYSIETVHLLRELHPDYMFSYIIGADMVQYLPKWLKIDELVSMVTFIGLQRPGYQTELNTLPPEIQKAVTLVHMPQIELSSTAIRERVAAGRTVRYMVPDPVLEYMEVNRLYEA from the coding sequence ATGAAGGTTGGCATCATGGGGGGAACCTTTGATCCGATCCATATCGGCCATCTGCTTGCGGCGCAGCATGCGCTCGAGCAGGCCGAGCTGGACGAGGTATGGTTCATGCCGACGAACATTCCGCCGCACAAGCCGCAGTCGCAGGGCGCTTCGGGCGAGCAGCGGCTTGAGATGGTACGTCTGGCCGTGCACGATCAGCCTCAACTGCGGGAATGCCGAATCGAGCTGGATAAGGGCGGCATCTCGTACAGCATCGAGACGGTCCACTTGCTGAGAGAGCTGCATCCGGACTACATGTTTTCCTATATTATCGGTGCGGATATGGTGCAGTACTTGCCGAAGTGGCTCAAGATCGATGAGCTTGTGTCGATGGTGACATTCATCGGTCTTCAGCGGCCGGGTTACCAGACCGAGCTCAACACCTTACCGCCTGAGATTCAGAAAGCTGTCACGCTCGTGCACATGCCGCAAATCGAGTTGTCCTCGACGGCGATCCGCGAGCGGGTTGCCGCAGGTCGCACCGTGCGCTATATGGTGCCTGATCCCGTGCTGGAATATATGGAGGTGAATCGTCTGTATGAAGCTTAA
- the aroE gene encoding shikimate dehydrogenase, whose product MGNTMSRLDSHTLFFGVFGDPIRQSKSPIMLNRAFEAVGMNAAYGAFHIKPGTLKDAIAGIRALQFRGVNVTVPHKVEVMDYLDHIDEAARTIGAVNTIVNDDGKLTGFNTDGIGYIRSLKEETGIELRGRKVLMIGAGGAARGVGYALAKEGTEHIYIANRTTEKAVELAASMSSFASVSGHSLDDIPALAAEAALIVNNTSVGMHPNVDDIPMDVSCIRPDTVASDLVYNPLVTRFLREARDQRGATVHSGLGMFIYQGAYAFEYWTGQPAPVTVMREAVLASFEAAAAKA is encoded by the coding sequence ATGGGGAATACAATGTCTAGGCTTGACAGTCATACGCTGTTCTTCGGTGTGTTTGGAGACCCGATTCGCCAGTCCAAATCGCCGATTATGCTGAACCGCGCGTTCGAAGCAGTCGGAATGAACGCCGCGTACGGAGCGTTCCACATCAAGCCGGGCACGCTCAAGGACGCCATCGCAGGCATTCGTGCCCTGCAGTTCCGCGGCGTGAACGTCACGGTGCCGCACAAGGTCGAGGTCATGGATTACCTCGATCATATCGACGAGGCCGCCCGCACGATCGGCGCGGTCAACACGATCGTCAACGACGACGGCAAGCTGACCGGCTTCAACACCGACGGCATCGGCTACATCCGCTCCTTGAAGGAAGAGACTGGCATCGAGCTCCGCGGCCGCAAGGTGCTCATGATCGGGGCAGGCGGCGCTGCTCGCGGCGTCGGCTACGCACTGGCCAAGGAAGGCACCGAGCACATCTACATCGCCAACCGTACAACGGAAAAAGCCGTCGAGCTCGCCGCTTCCATGAGCTCCTTCGCCAGCGTCAGCGGCCACAGCCTCGACGACATCCCAGCTCTCGCCGCTGAAGCTGCACTCATCGTCAACAATACTTCGGTCGGCATGCACCCGAACGTCGACGACATCCCGATGGATGTCTCCTGTATACGACCGGACACGGTCGCGAGCGACCTGGTCTACAACCCGCTGGTCACGCGCTTCCTCCGCGAAGCCCGTGACCAGCGAGGCGCAACCGTACACAGCGGCCTCGGCATGTTCATCTATCAAGGCGCTTACGCCTTCGAATACTGGACCGGCCAGCCCGCACCCGTCACCGTCATGCGCGAAGCCGTGCTCGCCTCCTTCGAGGCCGCCGCAGCCAAGGCTTAG
- a CDS encoding YqeG family HAD IIIA-type phosphatase, whose protein sequence is MLTKLIPREQVNSIYEIELDTLWKQGYRGIITDLDNTLVGAKAPLATPELLDWLKVVGQIGFQVVVVSNNQRARVSRFAEPLSLPFIYRAKKPTLVSFNRAMRMMSLKPEQTIMIGDQMLTDVLGGNRLGLYTILVRPIELADEGFFTKVNRRLEKAALKIMKR, encoded by the coding sequence TTGCTGACGAAGCTGATTCCACGCGAGCAAGTGAACAGCATTTACGAAATCGAACTGGATACGTTATGGAAGCAGGGATATCGAGGCATCATAACGGACTTGGACAATACGCTTGTAGGGGCCAAAGCGCCTCTTGCGACCCCGGAGCTGCTGGATTGGCTGAAGGTAGTCGGGCAGATCGGCTTTCAGGTTGTCGTCGTGTCGAACAACCAGCGGGCGAGAGTGTCCAGATTCGCGGAGCCTTTGTCCCTGCCTTTTATTTATCGGGCGAAGAAGCCAACGCTCGTGTCATTCAACCGGGCGATGCGCATGATGAGCCTGAAGCCGGAGCAGACGATCATGATCGGCGATCAGATGCTGACGGACGTGCTCGGGGGCAACAGACTCGGGCTGTACACGATTCTTGTGAGGCCGATAGAGCTTGCCGACGAAGGCTTCTTCACCAAGGTGAACCGGAGGCTGGAGAAGGCAGCGCTTAAGATTATGAAGAGATAA